The following are encoded in a window of Nibricoccus aquaticus genomic DNA:
- a CDS encoding glutamine synthetase beta-grasp domain-containing protein, which yields MAKYKLEYIWLDGYKPVAGLRSKTQIKEFASFPKLEELPNWGFDGSSTQQAEGRSSDCVLKPVAVYPDSTRKNGVLVMCEVMMPDGKTPHISNSRATILDDEGTWFGFEQEYFLYENGRPLGFPEGGYPAPQGPYYTGVGYAAVGDVARQIVEEHLDLCLDAGINHEGINAEVAKGQWEFQVFGKGSKKAADDVWVARYLLIRLCEQYGIDVQFHCKPILGPYNQALDWNGSGMHSNFSTKFMRETGGKDYFEKLMAAFSKHCAEHIAVYGPDNHLRLTGLHETQSIDKFSYGVADRGASVRVPHSFVNAGYKGYLEDRRPNSAANPYEVASRILKTIATVPTA from the coding sequence ATGGCCAAATACAAATTGGAATACATCTGGCTCGACGGCTACAAACCCGTCGCTGGCCTTCGTAGCAAAACGCAGATCAAAGAATTCGCCAGCTTCCCGAAGCTCGAAGAACTGCCCAACTGGGGCTTCGACGGCAGCTCGACCCAGCAAGCGGAGGGACGGAGCTCGGATTGCGTTCTTAAGCCGGTCGCTGTCTATCCAGACTCCACCCGCAAGAACGGCGTGCTCGTCATGTGCGAAGTCATGATGCCAGACGGCAAGACCCCGCATATCTCCAACAGCCGCGCCACGATCCTCGATGACGAGGGTACTTGGTTCGGTTTCGAGCAGGAATATTTTCTCTACGAAAACGGTCGTCCACTCGGCTTTCCCGAGGGCGGCTACCCAGCTCCGCAAGGGCCGTACTACACGGGCGTCGGTTACGCCGCTGTCGGTGATGTCGCCCGCCAGATCGTCGAAGAGCATCTCGATCTCTGTCTCGACGCCGGCATCAACCACGAAGGCATCAATGCCGAAGTGGCGAAGGGCCAGTGGGAATTCCAGGTTTTCGGCAAGGGCTCCAAGAAGGCCGCCGACGATGTCTGGGTTGCCCGTTACCTGCTGATCCGCCTCTGCGAACAGTATGGCATCGACGTCCAGTTTCACTGCAAACCGATCCTAGGGCCCTACAACCAGGCGCTCGACTGGAACGGCTCCGGCATGCACTCGAACTTCTCCACGAAGTTCATGCGCGAGACCGGCGGCAAAGACTACTTCGAGAAGCTCATGGCCGCTTTCAGCAAGCACTGCGCCGAGCACATCGCGGTTTATGGACCGGACAATCACCTCCGCCTCACCGGCCTCCACGAGACCCAGTCGATCGACAAGTTCTCGTACGGTGTCGCCGATCGCGGTGCTTCCGTTCGCGTTCCGCACAGCTTCGTCAACGCCGGCTACAAGGGTTACCTTGAAGACCGCCGCCCGAACTCCGCGGCCAACCCGTACGAAGTCGCTTCGCGCATCCTCAAGACGATCGCGACCGTCCCGACGGCCTGA
- a CDS encoding methyl-accepting chemotaxis protein: MNQLKLRTKLYLVSALLIAVSIIVGLLGLRGIQQTNKGLETVYNDRVVPLKDLKFIADDYAVSIIDAANKANAGLVDAENTLKSLTSAQADIRQRWQAYMATYLTPEESQLAAQATQLYVPADAAVEKLIQYLHGKTGLLTGTLTDFDGPLYTQIDPISNKIGELVDLQLRVAEAEYRAAQNRYAHLLREAIGLLAIGLFFGGGLSWLVTHRVSVTINRVTSELAEGAAQTASAASQVSASSQSLAQGSSTQASSLEETSASLEELSSMTRHNAESTRAAKDTASATHASANEGARQMQAMQQSMHAINQSSEEITKILKTIDEIAFQTNILALNAAVEAARAGEAGAGFAVVADEVRALAQRSAVAAKETADKIETSVKRSREGVQLTSEVAGSFTTIQSQIGKLEALVADIANATQEQAQGITQINDAISLMDKVTQTNAAGAEESASASEELHAQAESLNTSVHHLSHLVHGQPRTRKAAARAAAHRKSSSQLTRTPCTAHTTATA, encoded by the coding sequence ATGAACCAGCTCAAACTCCGCACCAAACTCTATCTGGTCAGCGCACTGTTAATCGCAGTTTCAATCATCGTCGGTCTACTGGGACTTCGCGGCATTCAACAGACCAACAAAGGATTGGAGACTGTTTACAACGACCGCGTCGTCCCCCTCAAGGACCTCAAGTTCATCGCTGATGACTACGCGGTTTCCATCATCGACGCCGCCAATAAAGCCAACGCCGGCCTCGTCGACGCTGAGAATACCCTGAAGAGCCTCACGTCAGCACAAGCCGATATCCGCCAGCGCTGGCAGGCCTACATGGCTACATACCTCACACCCGAAGAAAGCCAGCTCGCTGCTCAAGCCACGCAACTCTACGTTCCGGCCGATGCCGCCGTGGAAAAACTCATACAATACCTCCACGGCAAAACCGGCCTGCTCACCGGCACTCTGACTGATTTCGATGGCCCGCTCTACACGCAGATCGATCCAATCAGTAATAAAATCGGAGAGCTGGTAGACCTGCAGCTCCGAGTTGCCGAGGCCGAGTATCGCGCCGCGCAGAATCGTTACGCTCATCTTCTTAGAGAAGCTATAGGTCTGTTGGCCATCGGCCTGTTTTTTGGTGGCGGCCTCAGCTGGCTCGTCACCCACCGCGTCTCCGTTACCATCAATCGCGTCACCAGCGAACTTGCCGAAGGCGCCGCGCAAACCGCCTCCGCCGCCAGCCAGGTCTCCGCTTCCAGCCAATCCCTCGCCCAAGGTTCCTCCACGCAGGCATCTTCCCTCGAAGAAACCTCAGCCTCGCTCGAAGAACTTTCGAGCATGACCCGCCACAATGCTGAAAGCACCCGCGCCGCCAAAGACACCGCCAGCGCCACCCACGCTTCCGCCAACGAAGGCGCCCGCCAGATGCAGGCCATGCAGCAGTCCATGCACGCCATCAACCAAAGCAGTGAAGAGATCACCAAGATCCTCAAGACCATCGACGAGATCGCCTTTCAAACCAACATCCTCGCCCTCAACGCCGCCGTCGAAGCCGCCCGCGCCGGCGAGGCCGGAGCTGGTTTCGCCGTCGTCGCCGACGAAGTCCGCGCCCTCGCCCAACGCTCCGCCGTCGCAGCCAAGGAGACCGCCGATAAAATCGAAACCTCCGTCAAACGTAGCCGCGAAGGCGTCCAGCTCACCTCCGAAGTCGCAGGTAGCTTCACCACCATCCAAAGCCAGATCGGCAAACTCGAAGCCCTCGTCGCCGATATCGCCAACGCCACCCAAGAGCAGGCCCAAGGCATCACCCAGATCAACGACGCCATCTCGCTCATGGATAAAGTCACGCAGACCAACGCCGCCGGCGCCGAGGAAAGCGCCAGCGCTTCCGAGGAACTCCACGCCCAAGCCGAGTCACTCAACACCTCCGTCCACCACCTCAGCCACCTTGTCCACGGCCAGCCGCGCACCCGCAAAGCCGCCGCGCGTGCTGCCGCCCATCGCAAAAGTTCGTCCCAGCTCACCCGCACGCCCTGCACCGCTCATACCACGGCCACAGCCTGA
- a CDS encoding methyl-accepting chemotaxis protein, with protein sequence MKNWTIAKRIVLGGSTLIALLFVISIVSRSALARLELFAGNRLRDDAIPGLVSISEINTQSLRGYIRLLMARKSMDADEREKNLTALKGNISAASTAMDNYEQAISSDSDRLAFAELIKRRTVFGEVRTAYVQLLRDGKNAEADALEKERLESDYLSFREQLGSMLKWNADVATSVSNEMVTVAKQARFTTDITAATSLAVALILGWLIIRGINRTLRQMAGVLNDSSAQVAAAAGQVSGSSQSLAEGASEQAASLEETSASLEELSSMTKRNADNAQQAKQAATQTRASADAGADQVKTMQTALQAITVASADISKILKTIDEIAFQTNILALNAAVEAARAGTAGAGFAVVADEVRALAQRCAAAAKETAVKIEDSVNKSQQGAQIGAEVAKSFTAIQQQVVQLDSLVGEIATASTEQSQGIGQVSIAVSQMDKVTQANAAGAEESAAASQDLTSQAEVLTSAVGGLQQLVGNSRQKKPALHVTTTEPVKATKPARKPSVVRSTKRSTNIPNRSTHAQPVLVGVGTDDSAFFKDV encoded by the coding sequence ATGAAAAACTGGACTATCGCCAAGCGCATTGTCCTCGGAGGAAGCACGTTGATCGCTCTCCTTTTCGTCATCAGCATCGTCTCGCGATCTGCCTTGGCGCGATTGGAACTGTTCGCAGGCAACCGTCTGCGTGACGATGCCATCCCCGGGCTGGTCAGCATCTCCGAGATCAACACACAGTCCCTACGTGGTTACATCCGTTTGTTGATGGCCAGAAAATCGATGGACGCCGATGAACGGGAAAAAAACCTTACAGCGCTCAAGGGAAACATCTCTGCCGCTTCCACCGCCATGGACAACTATGAGCAGGCCATTTCGTCCGATTCCGACCGTCTCGCGTTTGCTGAACTGATTAAGCGGCGCACAGTATTTGGCGAAGTGCGCACAGCCTATGTCCAACTCCTTCGCGACGGCAAAAACGCTGAGGCCGACGCACTCGAAAAGGAACGCCTGGAGTCGGACTACCTCTCTTTCCGTGAACAGTTGGGCAGTATGTTAAAGTGGAATGCGGACGTCGCCACGAGCGTCTCCAACGAAATGGTCACAGTCGCCAAACAGGCTCGATTCACCACCGATATTACCGCCGCAACCAGCCTCGCTGTCGCGCTGATTTTAGGATGGCTCATCATCCGAGGCATTAACCGTACGCTTCGCCAGATGGCGGGCGTTCTCAACGACTCCTCAGCCCAAGTCGCCGCGGCCGCCGGTCAGGTCTCCGGTAGCAGCCAGTCTCTCGCCGAGGGTGCCAGCGAACAGGCCGCCTCGCTCGAAGAAACGTCCGCCTCGCTCGAAGAACTCTCCAGCATGACCAAGCGCAATGCCGACAACGCCCAGCAGGCCAAACAAGCCGCCACGCAGACCCGCGCCTCCGCCGATGCTGGTGCCGATCAGGTCAAAACCATGCAGACCGCTCTTCAGGCCATCACCGTCGCGAGCGCCGACATCTCGAAAATCCTCAAGACCATCGACGAAATCGCTTTCCAGACCAACATCCTTGCCCTCAACGCCGCCGTCGAAGCCGCTCGCGCCGGCACCGCGGGAGCCGGCTTTGCTGTAGTGGCCGATGAAGTACGCGCACTCGCCCAGCGCTGCGCTGCGGCCGCCAAGGAAACCGCCGTAAAAATCGAGGATTCCGTCAACAAAAGCCAGCAAGGCGCACAGATCGGCGCCGAAGTCGCCAAAAGTTTCACGGCCATCCAGCAGCAGGTTGTCCAGCTCGACAGCCTCGTCGGCGAAATCGCCACCGCCTCCACCGAGCAAAGCCAGGGCATCGGCCAGGTCTCCATCGCCGTCTCCCAAATGGACAAGGTCACTCAGGCCAATGCCGCCGGTGCCGAAGAATCCGCCGCCGCCTCGCAAGACCTGACCAGCCAGGCCGAAGTCCTCACATCCGCGGTCGGTGGATTGCAGCAGCTCGTGGGTAACAGCCGCCAGAAGAAGCCAGCACTTCACGTCACCACCACTGAACCAGTCAAAGCCACCAAGCCTGCCAGAAAGCCGTCAGTAGTGCGCTCAACCAAGCGCTCCACCAACATCCCCAATCGCAGCACTCACGCCCAGCCCGTCCTCGTCGGGGTCGGAACGGATGACTCCGCTTTCTTCAAAGACGTCTAA
- a CDS encoding chemotaxis protein CheW: MKNTSLSVSQESPAAPIAGKYLTVVLDNEAYGIAVLKVREIIRMQKITPVPQMPEFVKGVINLRGRVIPVVDLRVKFGLEAAFTDRTCIVVVQVDVSSSKTVQMGLIVDSVEDVLNVAADMIEPAPSFGTLVDTSYLLGMAKAKGEVKTLLDINRVVARDTVQAISRAAA; this comes from the coding sequence ATGAAAAACACATCACTTTCCGTCAGCCAGGAATCTCCAGCCGCGCCCATCGCAGGCAAATACCTGACCGTCGTCCTCGACAACGAGGCCTACGGCATCGCCGTACTAAAAGTTCGCGAGATCATCCGCATGCAAAAAATCACGCCCGTTCCGCAGATGCCGGAATTCGTTAAGGGCGTGATCAACCTGCGCGGCCGCGTTATCCCCGTCGTCGATCTCCGCGTTAAATTCGGTCTCGAAGCCGCCTTCACCGATCGCACCTGCATCGTCGTCGTTCAGGTCGATGTCTCATCAAGCAAAACCGTCCAGATGGGCCTGATCGTCGATTCCGTCGAAGACGTGCTCAACGTCGCCGCTGACATGATAGAGCCCGCTCCATCGTTCGGTACGCTCGTCGATACGTCCTACCTCCTCGGCATGGCCAAGGCCAAGGGCGAGGTGAAGACACTCCTCGATATCAACCGCGTCGTCGCACGCGACACCGTCCAGGCAATCTCCCGCGCCGCCGCCTGA
- a CDS encoding methyl-accepting chemotaxis protein, with protein MKISSITRRLSFRQTMLLITGCFILVTIGVASLAIMSRQYSREGTRETQTVTNQFLPGLATLSRLQEAALNIKSITLQFALAKDDAGMSTQAQASKTQFDKAVANIATLKENTPDASCLDLITSFEVAVKNYRAAAEQFQTELRGGDFEKAMSTLDQKVSAAQAKLEAAFQAINDRYFELSDKAGENTIAALSKADHFGLIGSGTLAGFTALCLALSLFASRSISQRLKDANAALTTSAGVISENASIVSSSSHALADGSSSQAASLEETSASLEELSSMTKRNAESAQQAKQAASETRSSADTGTERMRAMQTAMQAITTSSADISKILKTIDEISFQTNILALNAAVEAARAGEAGAGFAVVADEVRALAQRSAQAAKETAAKIEDSVAKSQQGAAISTEVAKSFETIQQQVLKLDQLVGEIATASSEQSQGISQVTTAVSDMDRITQSNAASAEETAAAAQDLNVQASVLAEAVRSLQELSGRSPKSTPGSESADAHANKRPAASSGKSRSVPQVARA; from the coding sequence ATGAAAATCTCATCCATCACACGCCGGCTTAGTTTTCGGCAAACCATGCTGCTGATCACAGGCTGCTTCATCCTCGTGACGATCGGCGTCGCTTCGCTCGCGATCATGTCTCGGCAGTATTCACGCGAAGGAACGCGGGAGACGCAGACGGTGACCAATCAGTTTCTCCCCGGGCTCGCGACGCTTTCGCGACTCCAGGAAGCCGCTCTCAATATCAAGAGCATCACGCTCCAGTTCGCTCTCGCAAAAGACGACGCCGGCATGAGCACGCAGGCCCAGGCCTCAAAAACCCAGTTCGACAAGGCCGTGGCCAATATCGCCACCCTCAAAGAGAACACGCCCGACGCCTCCTGTCTGGATCTGATCACCAGTTTCGAGGTCGCGGTAAAAAATTACCGCGCTGCCGCCGAGCAATTCCAAACCGAGTTGCGAGGCGGTGATTTCGAAAAAGCCATGTCCACGCTCGATCAGAAGGTCAGCGCTGCTCAGGCAAAACTGGAAGCCGCCTTCCAAGCGATCAACGACCGTTATTTTGAGCTCTCGGATAAGGCCGGCGAAAATACCATCGCTGCGCTCTCAAAGGCCGACCACTTCGGTCTGATCGGATCTGGAACCCTCGCCGGATTTACCGCGCTTTGTCTCGCTCTCTCGCTTTTTGCGTCACGCAGCATCTCGCAACGCCTTAAAGACGCCAACGCCGCCCTTACTACCTCCGCGGGTGTGATCTCGGAAAATGCCAGCATCGTCTCCAGCTCGAGCCACGCGCTCGCAGACGGCTCCAGCTCACAAGCGGCGTCATTGGAGGAAACCTCCGCGTCACTGGAAGAGCTCTCCAGCATGACCAAGCGCAACGCCGAAAGCGCTCAACAGGCCAAGCAGGCCGCAAGCGAAACTCGCTCGTCTGCCGACACCGGTACGGAACGTATGCGCGCCATGCAGACTGCTATGCAGGCGATCACGACCTCTAGCGCGGATATTTCAAAAATCCTCAAGACGATCGACGAGATCTCGTTTCAAACCAATATCCTCGCCCTCAACGCCGCTGTAGAAGCTGCCCGCGCTGGCGAGGCCGGTGCCGGTTTCGCCGTCGTGGCTGATGAAGTCCGCGCTCTCGCTCAACGCTCCGCTCAAGCCGCCAAGGAAACCGCCGCCAAAATCGAAGACTCCGTTGCCAAGAGTCAGCAGGGCGCCGCGATCAGCACGGAGGTCGCGAAAAGTTTTGAGACCATCCAGCAGCAGGTCCTCAAGCTCGATCAGCTCGTCGGCGAAATCGCCACTGCTTCCAGCGAACAAAGCCAGGGCATAAGCCAGGTCACCACTGCGGTGTCCGACATGGATCGTATCACGCAATCCAATGCCGCCAGCGCAGAAGAGACCGCCGCCGCCGCCCAAGACCTCAATGTCCAGGCCAGCGTCCTCGCGGAAGCCGTACGCAGCCTCCAAGAACTCAGCGGACGCAGCCCCAAATCCACTCCAGGTTCCGAGTCCGCTGACGCCCACGCGAATAAACGCCCGGCCGCATCGTCCGGGAAATCCCGTTCGGTTCCCCAAGTTGCACGCGCCTGA
- a CDS encoding ATP-binding response regulator encodes MTARILITEDEMVVALDLEQRLTRLGYEICATAASGEESTRLATELKPDLVLMDIQLQGELDGIQAAALIRSELDLPVVFLTANADEKTFQRAQLTHAASYLLKPFKERELQLCIELALTNHALQRQQREARDQLEQRVIERTALLAESNETLRNEMHARILAQEKTRAQAALLDKARDAIFVRSLDGLITYWNRSAERLYGHSAPEALARQADELTGSRDELPRIQSLAATLADGEWTGELVHHRRDGSELIVESRWTLVRDDLTGAPLNILVVNTDMTERKKIEAQFLRAQRLESIGSLASGIAHDLNNVFTPLLMSGQILAESGLPEADRRLADIMLASAKRGADMVKQILLFVRGREGEREPFRLEHLIKEVHHLIQETFPRSIAIRSRFAADLPFVLGDATRLHQVLMNLCVNARDAMSTGGELTLTLERRTLDASAAALIPGAIVGDFIRLSVSDTGPGMSPEVLAKIFDPFFTTKAPGKGTGLGLATVQTIVRDHGGFLQVESALGSGAHFHIYLPAVTGTCDDLAEAPEEPPAGNGEWILLADDDRAVREIIKSSLEASGYHALTACDGTDALAQVATHRDRLACLVLDLMMPHLDGLAAIRAIRRLHPTLPIVAISGLDPAERPQASLDEYKITVLSKPFTHEQLLYALHECLIKAYAHPAN; translated from the coding sequence ATGACCGCCCGCATCCTCATCACCGAAGACGAAATGGTCGTCGCCCTCGACCTCGAGCAACGCCTCACCCGCCTCGGCTACGAGATCTGCGCCACCGCCGCCTCCGGCGAGGAATCCACCCGCCTCGCCACTGAGCTAAAGCCCGACCTCGTCCTCATGGACATCCAGCTCCAGGGCGAACTCGATGGCATCCAGGCCGCCGCCCTCATCCGCTCCGAGCTCGATCTCCCGGTCGTTTTCCTCACCGCCAACGCCGACGAAAAAACCTTCCAGCGCGCCCAGCTCACGCACGCCGCGAGTTATCTCCTGAAGCCTTTCAAGGAACGCGAACTCCAGCTCTGCATCGAACTCGCCCTCACCAATCACGCCCTCCAACGCCAGCAACGGGAAGCCCGCGACCAGCTTGAACAACGCGTCATCGAACGCACCGCCCTCCTGGCCGAATCCAATGAAACTCTCCGCAACGAGATGCACGCCCGCATCCTCGCCCAGGAAAAAACTCGCGCCCAGGCCGCCCTCCTCGACAAAGCCCGCGACGCCATCTTCGTCCGCTCCCTCGACGGCCTCATCACCTACTGGAACCGCAGCGCCGAACGCCTCTACGGCCACTCCGCCCCCGAAGCCCTCGCCCGCCAAGCCGACGAACTCACCGGCTCCCGCGACGAACTTCCCCGCATCCAGTCCCTTGCCGCCACTCTCGCCGACGGCGAATGGACTGGCGAACTCGTCCACCACCGCCGCGACGGCTCCGAACTCATCGTCGAATCCCGCTGGACCCTCGTCCGCGACGATCTCACCGGCGCTCCGCTCAATATCCTCGTCGTGAATACCGACATGACCGAGCGCAAAAAAATCGAGGCCCAGTTCCTCCGCGCCCAGCGCCTCGAAAGCATCGGCTCGCTCGCCAGCGGCATCGCTCACGATCTCAACAACGTCTTCACCCCGCTCCTCATGTCCGGCCAGATCCTCGCCGAGTCCGGCCTCCCCGAAGCCGACCGCCGCCTCGCCGACATCATGCTCGCCAGCGCGAAGCGCGGCGCCGACATGGTGAAGCAAATCCTCCTTTTCGTCCGCGGCCGCGAAGGCGAACGCGAACCCTTCCGCCTCGAGCACCTCATTAAGGAGGTCCACCACCTCATCCAGGAAACCTTCCCCCGTTCCATCGCCATCCGCAGCCGCTTCGCCGCCGACCTCCCCTTCGTCCTCGGCGACGCCACCCGCCTCCACCAAGTGCTCATGAACCTCTGCGTCAACGCACGCGACGCCATGTCCACCGGCGGCGAACTCACGCTCACGCTCGAACGCCGCACCCTCGATGCCTCCGCCGCCGCGCTCATCCCCGGCGCTATCGTCGGCGATTTCATCCGTCTCAGCGTTTCCGATACTGGTCCCGGCATGTCACCCGAAGTCCTCGCGAAAATCTTCGACCCGTTCTTCACCACCAAAGCTCCCGGCAAAGGCACCGGCCTCGGCCTCGCCACCGTCCAGACCATCGTCCGCGACCACGGCGGCTTTCTCCAGGTGGAATCCGCCCTCGGCTCCGGCGCACACTTCCACATCTACCTCCCCGCCGTGACCGGCACCTGCGACGATCTCGCTGAAGCTCCCGAGGAACCGCCCGCCGGCAACGGCGAATGGATTCTCCTCGCCGACGACGACCGCGCCGTTCGCGAGATCATCAAGTCCTCACTGGAAGCGTCCGGCTATCACGCCCTCACCGCTTGTGACGGCACCGATGCCCTCGCCCAAGTCGCCACCCACCGCGACCGCCTCGCCTGCCTCGTCCTCGACTTGATGATGCCACACCTCGACGGCCTCGCCGCCATCCGTGCCATCCGTCGCCTCCACCCCACTCTTCCCATCGTCGCCATCAGCGGCCTCGATCCCGCCGAACGCCCCCAAGCATCGCTCGACGAATACAAAATCACGGTACTTTCGAAGCCGTTCACTCACGAACAGCTCTTGTACGCTCTTCACGAGTGCTTGATCAAAGCGTACGCACACCCAGCTAACTAA